The following coding sequences lie in one Rutidosis leptorrhynchoides isolate AG116_Rl617_1_P2 chromosome 6, CSIRO_AGI_Rlap_v1, whole genome shotgun sequence genomic window:
- the LOC139855502 gene encoding uncharacterized protein isoform X2 produces MNRGYFADMAELKEHGGKIATANKIVIPAMAAVKFPQLEVNFSAGKSLKLPVTTFGPDTDSLKATIPKATLMCLSFRATSQVMIDSWCAPFIETFKNSEKVQLYEVSVIESWLLLQTPIKKLLLLMLKKSKPSEDGVLQRQIAYAFGDHYYFRKELKILNLLTGYMFLLDKFGRIRWQGFGLATPDELSSLLSCTSLLLEEE; encoded by the exons ATGAATAGGGGATATTTTGCTGATATGGCAGAACTTAAAGAACACGGTGGTAAG ATTGCTACTGCAAACAAAATTGTTATTCCTGCAATGGCAGCTGTTAAGTTTCCTCAGCTAGAAGTTAACTTTTCAGCCGGAAAATCATTAAAACTACCAGTCACTACTTTTGGACCTGATACCGACTCGTTGAAGGCTACTATTCCAAAAGCAACTTTGATGTGTCTTTCATTCCGTGCAACTTCACAG GTAATGATTGATTCATGGTGTGCTCCTTTTATTGAaacttttaaaaactcagaaaaagttCAGTTATACGAG GTCTCTGTAATTGAATCGTGGCTGTTATTGCAGACCCCAATAAAGAAACTTTTACTTCTCATGTTGAAAAAGTCAAAACCCTCAGAAGATGGTGTGTTGCAGAGACAGATAGCGTACGCTTTTGGCGACCATTATTACTTCAGAAAGGAGCTGAAAATACTGAATCTGTTAACCGG GTACATGTTCTTACTGGACAAATTTGGTAGGATACGCTGGCAAGGTTTTGGATTGGCAACACCAGACGAATTGTCTTCACTTTTATCGTGTACTTCACTTTTGCtagaagaagaatga
- the LOC139852363 gene encoding magnesium transporter MRS2-11, chloroplastic-like, which produces MAAKSTTSISTSSHFPHLTAIQSPQYISFTKYAFLRPKSPEISLRNTCYFLYPISVNVLSTARSKRYVKSTEDSTDETSDNDDEDPGERSYQSYDEFEKLTSGGSKRNVSSLSDALNLNSRDPVYEVVEVSSKGMVSTRKVNRRHLLKSSGLRPRDIRSVDPSLWLTNTMPSLLVRDNAILLNLGSLRAIAMQESVFIFNYNRRGGKAFIDDLLPRLNPKSMIGGGLVMPFELEVVEAALNSRIQHFEHRLMDLDPHVQDLLKVLPNRLTASILEQLRICKQTLVELGSKAGALRQMLLDMLEDSQEIRRLCIVGRNCILSRNIDVECTVPLDKQIAEEEEEEIEMLLENYLHRCESCHNQAERLLDSAREMEDSIAVNLSSRRLQVSRFELLLQVGTFCLAVGALVSGIFGMNLRSYLEEHVFAFWLTTGGIIFGAVVAFFLTYSYLRAKKIL; this is translated from the exons ATGGCGGCAAAATCTACAACTTCAATTTCTACCTCTTCACACTTTCCGCATTTAACGGCGATTCAATCGCCGCAGTACATTTCATTCACCAAATACGCCTTCCTCCGGCCAAAATCTCCGGAGATCTCTCTACGAAACACCTGTTATTTTCTGTATCCGATTTCAGTAAATGTTTTATCAACTGCTAGGTCAAAACGTTACGTGAAATCAACGGAAGATAGTACGGACGAAACTTCTGATAACGACGATGAAGATCCAGGTGAACGGAGTTATCAAAGCTACGATGAATTTGAGAAGTTAACTAGCGGCGGTTCGAAGAGGAACGTTTCTTCATTATCTGATGCTCTTAACCTTAACAGTCGTGATCCAGTTTATGAG GTTGTGGAAGTAAGTTCAAAAGGAATGGTCTCAACCAGAAAAGTTAACAGACGGCATCTGCTCAAGTCAAGTG GTCTCCGTCCTCGAGACATACGTAGTGTTGACCCATCATTGTGGTTGACAAACACAATGCCTTCTTTGCTG gttcgtgacaATGCCATATTATTGAATTTGGGATCGCTGCGTGCAATCGCAATGCAAGAGAGTGTTTTTATCTTTAATTACAACCG TAGAGGAGGAAAAGCTTTTATTGACGATTTGTTACCTCGTTTGAATCCTAAAAGTATGATTGGGGGAGGTCTAGTAATGCCGTTCGAGCTTGAG GTTGTGGAAGCTGCCCTTAATTCAAGAATACAACACTTTGAGCACAGGCTAATGGATCTTGACCCACAC GTTCAAGATCTACTAAAGGTTTTACCAAACCGATTAACAGCTAGCATATTGGAACAACTTCGTATTTGCAAGCAAACCTTA GTCGAACTGGGATCAAAAGCAGGGGCACTCAGACAAATGCTGCTTGATATGCTAGAAGATTCTCAAGAAATACGCCGTCTCTGTATTGTGGGCAGAAATTGCATCTTGAGTAGAAACATTGATGTTGAGTGCACAGTTCCGCTTGATAAACAGATTGCCGAGG AAGAGGAGGAAGAAATCGAAATGTTGCTGGAAAACTATCTTCACAG ATGTGAATCATGTCATAATCAAGCAGAAAGGCTACTTGATTCTGCAAGAGAAATGGAAGACTCTATTGCCGTTAACTTGAG TTCTCGAAGACTTCAGGTCAGCAGATTTGAATTGCTTCTTCAGGTTGGGACGTTCTGTCTTGCAGTTGGTGCTCTGGTTTcag GTATATTTGGCATGAATTTAAGATCCTACCTTGAAGAACACGTG TTTGCGTTTTGGCTTACCACAGGAGGAATCATATTTGGTGCTGTAGTGGCATTTTTTCTCACTTACTCATACCTCAGGGCAAAGAAGATCCTATAG